The following is a genomic window from Deltaproteobacteria bacterium.
GTGGCAAAACGTGCAGTGGTACGGGCAGCGGCGGCCCGACGCGATGAAAAAATGCCGTTTGTCGTAGGCCCCGGTGTCCTTGAGGATCTGCGTGTCGGGTTGCGGGATTTCGCTCGCGGTGAGCAGTGGCGCGAGATCGATGGTGTCGTAGGGATGAGCGCCATCGTAGATGTTTGGGATCGCATGGTCCGCGTCGTTCTCTTCGCGGCGCACCCAGTCGGCCACGGCACGCTCGCCCTCGCCGATGCACGCGCCGTCGAAGACCTTTGTGTCGATCTGCTCGGGGAAAAACATCGCGTGATAACCGCCGACGCACTGGCGGATGCGGTCGCCGAACTGTGCGCGCATGTTCGCGGCGATGTCGCGCACGGGTCCGTATTCCGGGGTCATCGCCGTGTAGAGCACATAAGCGCGCCCGGAGTGTTCGCGCAGACGTTTCGTCAGCAGCGCGGGTTCGCCGGAGACCAGCTCGGTCGTCATGCCCGCGTCCTTGAGGACCGTCGACAGCGTCGTCATCGCGATCCGCTGCACGTGCATGCGCTGGTACATGAAGACATGCGGTGCGGTCGCGTTCATGGCTCGGCCTCCCGGAACGCGCGGCAAATTGGGCGCGCCCGCCCGCATTTCGTCCGCGCTCGATCGATGGTTCAGGTCTAGCCGCCCCCCGTTGCCAAGGTCAAGGCAAAATCGCGCCAACATCGAATTGCGTCATCGCCCTGACAGGCCGCGTGTGAGCTACGGAGCGCTCGCGGCCGCGGCCGGTGGGCATGCGCGATCGATCTGCTCCCAAACCCATTCGGGATTCTTGTTGCCGCACGCAATGCCCGCGTGAAACAACGCGCGCACGCGGCAGCGGTCGCGCTCGTCCGTCGCCCCGTCCGGCGCGAGACGCACGACCGCGTTTTCGTAGACGCGTTCAATTCGCCAGCCGGAATCGAAACGGTCGAGGAGGGGCGCGAGAAAGTCCTTCGGTTCTTGCCCATAGGGCGTGCAGTTGTTGAGATAGGTGTAGATCACGACGGCGGGAGGCCGCGCGTCCCATTCCCTCAGAAAACGGTCGATGACGACGGGGGGCGCTGTCCACGGCAACAGGAATCCGTAGCGGCCCGGCGGTTGCCGATTCGCGTCGAAGTAATATGTCGGATCGTGCGGGAACGCGAAGACGGGGTCGCTCGGCGCGGTGGTGGCGACGAGGTCGGCGACGATTTCGCGGCGCGCGGCGATTTCGCCGGGATCGAGCCGGCGCTCCCATTGGAACAGCCCCGAACTGATGGGACTCAGCGAGAACACCGCGAGGTTGACGCACCACGCGATCGTCGCGACGTAGCGCCGCTCCGTCCAATACCGCGCAATCGCCATCGCGAAGAGCCACGCGCCGACCGCGAGCAACGGCAGCAGGTGGTGCGCGAACAGCGACGGGTAGAGCAAGCCCACCGCGCCGAAGAGCGCGGCCGCGTGCAGCCGCCGGTCACCCGCGGGGATCGGTGTGCGCGTGCGGAGAGCCTCGACCGCGGCCGCGAGCACCATCAGCCAGATGGGGAGCTGAAAAAACCACTCGTCGAGCGAAGGCCAATAAACGTACGTGGATGTGCGGAATAGCCTCCACGGGAACGTGTAGCCCTCGAGAAAGTCGCTCCACGCACCGACGGAGGCGAACGCGGCGGCTTCGCCGAGCCACGGTAAGCCGAGCCCCGCCGCAAGCGCGACCACGTCTTTTCGTCCGACGCGTCCGGACCCCGGCCACAGCGTTGCGACGAATATCGCGAGGACAGGCATCCATGCGGTCTGTTTCACGCACGTCGCAACGAAGAGCGCAACGCCCGCGAAAAAGAACCGGCGAACCGGAACGTACGTTTCGCCGTCACCGCGCGTCATGAGCCAGAGCGATGCCAGCAGTATCGGTGCCAGCACCGATTCCGACTGCCAGACATCGCCGAAGAAAAACGCATGGAGCGCCGCGTAGATGAGCGCGCCGAACGCGCCGGCCAGCGGCTTGCCGCGCCGGGTGCCCAGCAGCGCGATCAGAATCGCCGATGCGAGCACCCCGGCCAGCGCCGCGCCGCGCAGCACGCTCCAGCCTTCGCCGAAGAGCACGAAGAGGCCCGCCGTGATCCGGTAGAGCCCGGGTCCCTTTTCGTTGAAGGCGTCGCGGTACATCACGCCGCCCGCGGCGAGCAGGCGTGCGGTGTTGGCGTGATCGCCCTCGTCCTGAAACGGGACCGCGCCCGCGAGAATGCGGTGCGTCATGATGACGACGCCGAGCGCGAGCGCGACGACGGCCAGCGACGCGACGAGGCGCGCCGGGGCCGGGCGGTCGTCGGGCGATGGCGATGCGTCGGTCAAACGAAACCCCGCGCGCGGGCCGGTTGCTCGCTGGTGCTTGCCAAGGTCTGCCTACGCTTGCGTTGTGGGCGTGTGTTCTCTATTAGCTGGTTTTCAGCGCTCGGACAAAGCTCCGCATGGATCGGTCGGCGAAATGAACTATTTGCGCGCGTGGTGGCTTCCGATATTCGCGGTTTGCGTCGCCGCGTGCGCGCGCACGGCCGCGCCGCCGCCGCCGATCGTGACGTGCGTCGATCCGCTCGCGGGGTCCGTGGGATCGCTCGACGACGCCGAAATCACACTGCGCTTCGCCGATCAGCCGTCCGGCGATGTGCTGGTCGTGCGCCTGCCCGGTGCGAAGTATCCGGACGAGGTCGATCCGCGCCCGCTCGTGTATGCGAACGTCGTGGACGGCGGCGAACTGACCGTCGGCACCGGCGACGCAAAGGGCGACTGCGGCTCGGAGTCGCGCTCGCGGTTCGATGTGCCGGTCGTGCTGGAAAAATCCGTGAAAGACCATGACCTGCGGATTCGCGTTCAGCAGTATCGCCTGCCTTTGCGTTCGACCCCGGCGCTGCCCGTCGAGTTCGTACTGCGCGACGCGGCGACCAAGACTGAGACGACGATCGGCACGTGCAGCGGCGAGGTTCGCGCCGGCGCGCCGATCGCCGTGCGAGTCGTTGCGCCGTCTTACGCCCGCCTCGGCCAACCGATCGGCATTCGCATCGCGAGCCTCGATCGATGGGGAAATGCGTCGACCGACCCCGGCGAACTGCGTCTGGAGATCAACGGCGAACGACCGAATCTGCCGCCGCTGCGCACCGACGAAAACGGCGTGGCGACCATCAACTGGTCGCCGGAAAAAAACGGCGTTTTCCGCTTCGGGATCATCCGGCGCGAAGGGGAACGGGAACTCGAGATCGGGCGTTCGAACCCGATCGTCGTGGACGACGCACTCCGCGAGGGCACGTTGCTGTGGGGAGATCCGCACAGCCACACCGGCTATTCCGACGGATTCACGACCGAAACGCCCGGCGGCGCATACCGCTACGCGCGCGACACGGCGTTTCTGGATTTTGCGGCGGTCACGGATCACGTCGAGGCCATCTGGGGTTGTGCGATGAGCCACGACCAATGGGAATCGTTGATGGAGTCGGCCGAGACGTGGAACGCGCCGGGACGATTTGTCGCTTTTGCAGGTTACGAGTGGACCGCGTCGTTTCCCTTCGGGGGGGTGAAATCCGAGGCGGAGGGCCACGCGCATTTGCTCTTCCCGGGCCGCGCCGTGCGCTGCGGTTCGAACCAGCCCGAGTGCGCGACTCTCGACGGTTTACTCGATTTCATGCGTCCGCATCAGCCGGTTGTGATTCGTCATCACACTTGCGCAAATTGGGCGCCCGCGGTTTTCTCGGGTCGCGTCGATTCGCAAACACCGGTCGTCGAAGTCACGTCGAGCCACGGCAATTGCGAGTGCGTGTCGTGCCCGGGACGCATGCCCGAGTCGTCGATGGACCCCAAGAACGACGTGCGCACGGCGCTGCTCTCCGGGCCGCACTACGGGCTTGTCGGGGGTTCGGACAATCACAACGCGCGGCCGGGGTCGACCAACTACTTCCGCAAACTGCCACTCATCCTCGACACCGGCGGCATCACGGCACTCAGCGCGCGGCGCTTCGACCGCGAAGGGATTCTCGAAGCCCTTCGCGCGCGGCGCACTTACGCCACCACGGGCGCGCGGATTGTCGTCGAGTTCACCGCGGGCGAAACTTCGATGGGCGGCGTGCTGCCGGCGGGGGCCGAGGCCAAGGGGCGTTTCACCGTGCACGGCACCAACGTCATCGGCGCGGCGACGGTTTTTCGCGGTGATCTCGACGATCAGTCCATTCGCGTCGTCACCGCCGAAGTGCCGGGCGTGTTGGATTTCGAGGCCGAGTGGCGCGATCCGTCGCCGCCCGCGCGCGGGTTCTACTATCTGCGTGTCGAGCAGGTGGACGGCGAGATGGCGTGGACGAGCCCGATCCGCATCGGGCCGGTCGATCAGGGCGACGCGGTCGTCTCGCCGAGTTCGTAGATCGAAATCACCGTATCCCACGCCCAAGGCGTAATTCGGTAGTTCGCGCGCAGGAACGCGTCGAGTTCGGCGAAGGTCTCCACGCGCGGGGGGCAATGCGCCATCGGGTCGCCCCAGATGTTGTAAGGCCAACTCGGCGGGACGCGTCCGCGACCGGGAAACGGCGCGTGTCGGCGGCAGTCCTGTGCGTAACGGAAGACGTAGCGCGGAGGGGAATTCGCGAAAGATGCCAGGAGATCAGCTCGCGTCCGCAGCACATCGACATCGGTGCGCACGTGCCACAGCCCGTAATTGTGGAGCGTGTGCGAGAGGTCGTCCGCGGCGACGATCTCGAAGTTCTCCTGATGCCGCGTCGGCGCGAACGCGTCCAGAAACAGGTACATCTCGGGCAGGTAGTCGTAGGTCCAGATCGTATCGCCGGGTGCGAGGCGCGGGCGGACAAACTCGGCGGCGGCGGCGAGCGTGGGCTGCCATTCCAGATGATTCGCCACCTGATTGTGCGCGGCGCGTTCAAACACGAAGTCGCGGTTTCGCCTCGCGATTTCGGCGGTGAACGGCGTCGATTCCTTCTCCAACCCCCGCGCGGAGAGCGTTGCCCACGACAACTCCGTGCGCATGTCGAAACTGACAAGGGCGAAAACAACGACGCACATGGCGATTCGGATCCGTCGCGGGCGCGCGAGCGCGATCGGCGTGAGCCCCGCCGCGACCATCAGGCACGCCGCCGGAAACAGCACGACAAAATAGTGCCCGTACCAGTGACCGCCCATGAGGAGGGACACCAGAGCGGCGAGCGCGTAAAGCATCCATGCGCGCACCGGCGCGGCCGAGTTCCGCCACGAGGGTGCGGCGATGAGCATGGCAACGGAGGCCACCGACGCCGTCAGGAGCGCGGGGCTCGATCGCCACAAACGCAGCCACTGGTTTGCGACGAGGCGCGAGGTGGTCGTCCAGTCCGCGCCCGTTCGGTACCCGAACATGCCGAAGGGATTGAGCTGGTCGGCGGCCGTGCCGATGCATCCGGTTACAGCGAGCATGGCGACGAAGGGCGCTGCACCGATGACCGCGCCGAGGGCGAACTGAGAAAGCGCGCGCGCCGACGAGGCGGGCGACCAACGCGCCCCGGTCGACCGGCGAAGGGCGATCTCGATCGCGCACGCGATCGCAAAGAACAACGCGGACTGCTTCATCGCGATGGCAACCGCCATGGCCATGCCGGCGAGAACGTGGCGGCGCGCGCACGGCGGAACCGAGAGCGCGAGCAGCGCGACGAGTGATGGCGCAATCGTCCAGAATTCGAAGTTGGGGCAGGTTCCCGCGCTGACCATTTCGGCCTGGTACATCGCGTAGAGAATCGCCGCCACGACTCCCGCCGCTCTATGAATCGTCATCGCGAGAATCCGATAGAGGAGCGCGCAACTCGCCCATGCAAAAAGCGTCGCAAGCGCGTAGATCGGACGCATGTCGCGGCCGAAGAGGGCGAAACTCGCGGCGTAGAGCGCGAGCGTGCCGGGAGGTTTGGTCACCACCGCGTCGGAGTAGGCGCAGCGGCCTTCGAGGAAAAGGCTCGATGCGTACGCGGGCGTTCCCAGATCGGGGTCGCACAGCGTGTTGGACATCGTCGTGAGACGCAGGAACGCGATGACGGGCAGCAGCGCCAGCAAGATGGCCCAATCAGCCCTGTGCACACCGCCAACTGCGATTGGACGTTCCAAATTCGCCCCATTTCCTCGTGACAGCGGAGATTTCGGCGTGCGTGCGGCGAACTGTCAAGGACGTGGCCGAAAATCATTAAGCCCGGAGCGTTTACGCCCGAAAAGAACACTGATATTGCGTGGGCCACGCACTCGACAGTCGAATGATGACAAACGCGCCAACATCGATGCGCCGGATCGTGATCGTCCGCCGTTACGGGCTGGGCAATTTCATTTTGGCGTTGCCCCTCATCGAAGCGGCCCGGCAGGCAATTCCGGAAGCTGAAGTGATCCTGTTCGTCGACTCGCGTTGCGCGTCGATCGCCGAGATGACTTGCCCGGATCTTCGCCGCGCGGTTTACGAAAATCCCGAGCAAGCGGCGGCGTGGTTCGCGGACGTGCGCCCCGACGTCGTTTTGTTTACGTATCCCACCGTCGACGCGGCGCTGATTTCGGCGGCGAACGCTTCGGGGGCGAAGACGGTTTGCCACAACGTCCCACGTCGCGAGAATCCGGCTGTCGTTCGATTGGCCGCCGATCCTGCGCGGACCGAGGCAGAACTGAATCTCGATCTGCTGCGCGCGATGGGAGCGGATGCGGAGTTCCGGCCGCCGCGTATCGACGTGACGGCGACGGGGCAGGCCGAGGCCGAGCGCGCGTTGCGTGAGCACGGCGTGCCCGATCGCTTCGTGGCGTTGCATCCGGGCTGTCACGGCGACTGGGAGGCGAAGCGCTGGCCGGCGTCGTCGTTTGCGCGATTGATCGACATGATGGCGGAGCGCGGCACGCACGCGGTGCTGCTCGGCGGTCCGGACGAGGTGGACGTTGCGGACGACGTCATGCGCCACGTGACGACAGGACGTATCGTGAATCTCGCCGGACGCACCTCGCTCGCGGGCGCGGCGGGAATTCTCGCGCGTGCGGTCGTGATGGTCAGTAACGATTCGGGACTCATGCACCTCGCCGCTGCGGTGGGCGCGCCGGTGGTCGCGCTGTTCGGGCCGACCTCCTGGGCGAAGAATCCCCCGCTGGCCGGGCGCAGCGCGATCGTGCGTCAACCGGTCGCGTGCTCGCCGTGCTTCGTGATGGGGGGTGGCCGTCCCCGGCGTGCTTGGTGCACGGAGATGCTCGCGCCCGCCAAGGTCCTGCGTGCGCTGGACGCCTTGCTCGTCAATGAATCCTACGTGCCCGCGCCACCGGAGAAACCGTTTGTGTCGGTTGTCGTGCCGACACGAAATCGCTCCGCCAAACTCGCGCCGACGATCGATTCGCTCCTCGGGCAGACCTACCCGAGGGATCGGTACGAGGTCATCGTCGTCGACAACGACTCGACCGACGATACGGCGCGGGTGATTCAGTCGTATCCGCACGTTCGTTACGAGTTCGTGAACCATCGCCATTCGAGCTACGCCGCGCGCAATCGCGGAATCGCCGTCGCGCGTGGCGAGGTGCTCGCGTTCATCGATGACGACGCCGTGGCGCACCCCGACTGGCTCGCGAACGGCGCGGAGTGGTTCGCGCACCCGCAGGTGGGGTGCGTTGCGGGCCGGACCGACGCGCTCAATCCGGACAGCGATGTGGCGCACTTTCAGGCGCGCTCTCCGCACCTGTTTCCGGGGCCCGAGGTCGAAACCGCGGAGGCATATGGAGTGCCGACGGTGAACTGTTTCTGGCGGCGCGAGACGATCGAGGCGATCGGGCCGTTCAACGAGGAATTGAAGTCCGGCGGCGATTTCGACCTGACGTTTCGACTGCGCAAAGACGGTCGGTGGTGCGTGCGATTCGCAGAGTTCGCAGTCGTGCGTCACCGGCATCGCGAATCCGTCCAAGACCTGTTTCGCGTCTTCGCGCGCTACGGATACGGATCGACCTACGTGGCGAAGACGCATCATACGAGGTCCGTTTCCGCGCGGTGGAGCGAAGCACGCACGGAGTGGTCGGGTCTCGCGCGACGCGCGCGCGGCGTTTTGCGCGAGCGCATGTCTTCACACGGGCGAGTTGTGCCGACGATGCACGCGCGCGAGTTCATCGACGAAAATGCCGTGCGTGTTTTCTCGGCGCACGGCGGTTCGCCCGCGAAATCGGCATTTCCGATGAGCGATGCTGTTCAAATTCCTGTCGCGCCGAATCCCGATTATCTCGCGGCGGCTCTCGATGCGATCGCAACGCAAAAGCCGGGCGGCTGGTACATCTATGGGGCGGGGCAACATACGCGGCGCGCGGCGGGGCTGCTCGACCTGGGCGCTCTCGGCGTCGCCGGCATCGTGGACGACGACCCGGCGAAGTGGGGGCGACTTGGCGATCTTCCCATCGTCGGACGCGAATCCGCACTGTCCGCGGGCATGAAGACCATCGTCGTCTCGTCGGACTACTTCGAGTCGGCGCTTCTCGAAAAACTTCGCCCGCTTCGCCGACGCGGCATCGACGTGTGCGGTCTCTACGACGCCGACGCGTACGAGCGATACGGGCAGGCGGTGGCGAGTCGCCACGAGCGCGACGCGAATCGGGTATTGTACGTCCCGCGGGGAACGCTCGACCGCGCGCATCGGAACGCGCTCGCACTCGGTTTGGGTGCGCGGGCTGTCATCGTCGACGATGGCGAAGCACCTGGCGTTTACGACGACGAGTTTCTCGATTGGGTCTCGCGGCTCGCATTTCGAACCGGACGTCTCGCGGGATGCGTGCGTTATGGGTATTTTGCACCGTAATCGACAGGAGCGCGGATGAGTGACGAATTCGAGTGCCCGCTGTGCGGCCACGTGGGGGCGTTTCAGGAGTATCGCGGCCGGGCACACGCGCGTTGCCCCGTCTGTCGATCGCTCGAACGCATGCGCCATCGGTGGCTCATTGCCCGCGACCGAGGTTTGCTCGACGGAGCAGAATCCCGCGCGGTGCTGCACGTCGCCCCGGAGCCGTGCGTAGCGAAGTATCTGCGCTCGTTCGGGCGCTACATCGGCTTTGATACGGACGCCGCCCGCGAGATCGACATCCAGGGCGACCTGTGCGCCATCGCGCTCGAAGACGCGTGCGTGAATGTGGTATGGGCGTCGCACGTGCTCGAGCACATCCGGGAGGTCGATACGGCGATCGCCGAGATTCACCGCGTAATGAAGCCGGGCGGCGTGGCGGTCATCGAGATCCCGATCGTTGGCGAAAAAACGGTGCTCTTCGACACGCCGGGCGAAAGCGATCACTGGTGGGGACCCGGCGCGGATTGGTACGACAAATACCGCGAAGCGGGATTCACGGTGGAGGTCCTGCGCGCGGCCGATGCTCCGAAGAGATTCCGATGCGGCGGTGGTGAGGTCGCATGGTGCCTGAAGCCATGACGGGTGACCCGAGCTTTCTCGTCTTTCTACCGTCGTTCAATCGACCCCGGTTTGCCGAGGCGTTGCTGCGCGATCTGGTTGAGCAGTCCGTCGGGCGGCGAGTGCGGATTCATTTTCGCGACGATTGTTCGGACTGCGACTACTCCGCCGTGCGCGACTTCGCGCGCGGTCACGGGGACACCGTCGTCTACGAACGTCATGCGCAAAATCGCGCGCGCGACGGGCTATGGAAAACCTACAACGAGATCTTCGCCGTCGCGCGCGAGGAACAGCCCGACTTTTTGATTGTCTTGCAGGATCACAGTCGCATCGTGCCGGGATTTTTCGACGAGCTCGCGCGTCTGTGGAACGCCATTCCGGACGCGAACAAAACGATCGTGAATCTGCCGCGCGACGCCAAGGCGCTTTACCGATGGTGGAGCCCTGTCTTTCACAGCGTTGTCGAGCATGACGGCGTCGATTTTGTCACCTCGGGCTGGGTGGACGGGTCGTGGTTCGCGGGACGGCGGTTGTGGGAAACGATGGACCTCGATCTGTCGCCTCCGGGTGCGCCGCCTCCGCCGAAGGACCCTTACCGGGGACACCCGACCCTCTATCAGTTGGCGCAAAAGGTTCGTTCAGGCGGCGGAAGCATCTATACGCCTACAAAAATTCTCGCGCCGCCGGCGAGTCCCCGGATAGAATCGCCTTCGCGCGCCGTTCATGTTTTCATCCCGACCTATAACCGACCTGAAAATCTGTTGATCCTCCTGCGTCAGATCGAGGAGGAGTCCGAGGGCTACCGGGTTGCCGTCGACGTGTTCGATGACGCATCGACCGCGGACTATTCGCTGGTCGAACAATGGATCGCCTCGGTGAAGACCCCCGTCACGATGCACCGTCACGAGGAAAATCGCGGGAAGCGCGGATTCTGGAAAACGTTTAACGACATTTTTCGGATCATGATCGCGTCGCCGGAGGACTCGATGGTGATTCTGCAAGACGACGCCGAGATCTGCACACGGTTCTTCGACGCGATCCTGGAATATTGGAGCGCGATAACCGACAAGCGGAAGATTGCGTTGAACATCCAGCGAAGAATCCTGTGCGATGGCCATATCTGGCAGGCCAAGGAGGGCACCCTCATGTCGTTGGACGGACGAAAGGTCTGGTTCTCGGGCTGGTTCGACGGCATGTGGTTCGGAACGAGGGATACGCTCGAGGCTCTGTCGTACTGCGTGCACGCGATGGATCCGCGCCGATGGGACGGAGACCCCCTGCTCAGCTCCGGTGTCGGGCAACAGCTCACCGACAGGCTCAACACCGCAGGCTATAATATCTACATGCCTTTCGAGTCGCTCGTGCGCATGATCCCGGGCAAATCGTTCATGAACCCGGACGTGAGGGCCACTCAGGAAATTCGGGAAGTCAACTTTCGCGGGAGAAACGATGGCTGACGCGGTCCTGTTTCAAAACGGCATCGGGAATTTCATTCTCACGACGCCGTTTTTGCAAAATCTGAACGCCCCCGAAATTTTCATGGCGCGCGATTTCGAATCGACCGCGTCCGTGCGTTCAATCTCGCGTTGGCCGGTGCGCGATTATGAGGACGCCGAAAACGTGCCCGCGCGGTTTGATCGCGTCTTTGTGCTTTGGGGTTGGCCCGTGGAAAAAGTCGTCGAAGGCCCCAATGTCATCCGACAGGTCAAGCCGAAATGGCGCGACGACCCGCGCCACGAGGTCAAACATTATACGGATCTGCTGAAGGAATCCCGCCAGTTCCCCACCGTGATCGAGACGCGGTGGTCCTGGCGTCCGGCGCTCGGTGAAGGCGAAAAACTGGTCGCGCTCGTCAATGGCGCGAATCCGGCCTGGAAAAACAAATTGTGGCCCCCAGAATATTGGTGCGATTTGGCGCGGCGGCTGGCGGCGCGCGGAGATACGCAACTGGTCGTCCTCGGAGGTCCGTCGGAGACCGCCTTTGGAAAAGCGGTGACGGCCGCTGTGGGGCGGCGTTGCTGGAATTTCACGGGCGTCTGGACTTTCGCCCAAAGCGCGCATTTTCTGACGTGGTGCGATTTGCTCGTCACCAACGACACGGCGCTCATGCACGTGGCCGACGTCCTCGCGCGGCCGGTCGTCGCGATCTGGGCGTGGACGCTCTGGCACAAAAATCACCCGTACAATCACGAGGCCCATGTGGTGAAAAGCGACGGCGGCGGCTGTCCGCATTTTCCGTGTTACGGCACGCCGGTCATGTGGACCTGCGACGACGCGGTGTGCATGAAGGCGATCTCCGCCCAGGCCGTTTATGACGAGGTGGTCCGTGTCCTCTAAAGACATCAAGACGATTCAGGCCGAGGTCGATGATTACGGCGTCAACCACTGGCTCGCGAACAACGTGCGGCTCAATCTCTTCACCAAGCCGTGGCACAAGCCGCGTCTCGAGGCGGTTCTGGCCAACGTCACGGGCGAGGAAATTCTCGACATCGCGTGCGCAACGGGCGAGTTGACCAACGAGATTCGCAAACACGCGAATCCCAAACGCATCATCGGACTCGAAGGCTGCCTCGCTGTGGTGGAGGAGGCGCGTAAACTTTATCCCGAGGTGATTTTCGAACACGGCCTGGTGCAGGAAATGAATTACCCCGAAAAAAGTTTCGACGCCATTCATGCGGGGGAGATCATCGAGCACATCGACGATCCGTTCGCATTCGTCGAACGGCTCGCGCGGATCACGCGCGAAAGCGCCGTGGTGACGACGCCGACCGAGGTCGTGAACGATCCCGGCCACGTGGCGATTTTCACCGAGGCGGGTTTGAAAAATGTGCTGGAGCACGGGTTTTGCGACGTGCGGATCATCGACGCGGGGCGCACGTTCGTCGGCGTGTGTCACGGACCCAAATTCTGATCGTGCCGGAAACCGCGACTCAGTCGGCGCCGTAATCGAAGACGGTCACGGTTCGCTTCTGGAACGAAGTGATCGCGAGACACGCGCGGCCCTCGAAGCGAATGATGTTCATCGAGAGCGGCAACGGCAGATCGTCGAGACCGTCCCACATGAATTCGAGATGACCTTCGGGCCGGAACATGGCAATCGCCCGCGCCCGCGTTCCGACGCGTCCGTTTTTCAGTTGGATGGGCGTGTAGAGGGCGGCGAAGAGG
Proteins encoded in this region:
- a CDS encoding glycosyltransferase, which gives rise to MVPEAMTGDPSFLVFLPSFNRPRFAEALLRDLVEQSVGRRVRIHFRDDCSDCDYSAVRDFARGHGDTVVYERHAQNRARDGLWKTYNEIFAVAREEQPDFLIVLQDHSRIVPGFFDELARLWNAIPDANKTIVNLPRDAKALYRWWSPVFHSVVEHDGVDFVTSGWVDGSWFAGRRLWETMDLDLSPPGAPPPPKDPYRGHPTLYQLAQKVRSGGGSIYTPTKILAPPASPRIESPSRAVHVFIPTYNRPENLLILLRQIEEESEGYRVAVDVFDDASTADYSLVEQWIASVKTPVTMHRHEENRGKRGFWKTFNDIFRIMIASPEDSMVILQDDAEICTRFFDAILEYWSAITDKRKIALNIQRRILCDGHIWQAKEGTLMSLDGRKVWFSGWFDGMWFGTRDTLEALSYCVHAMDPRRWDGDPLLSSGVGQQLTDRLNTAGYNIYMPFESLVRMIPGKSFMNPDVRATQEIREVNFRGRNDG
- a CDS encoding glycosyltransferase family 9 protein, coding for MADAVLFQNGIGNFILTTPFLQNLNAPEIFMARDFESTASVRSISRWPVRDYEDAENVPARFDRVFVLWGWPVEKVVEGPNVIRQVKPKWRDDPRHEVKHYTDLLKESRQFPTVIETRWSWRPALGEGEKLVALVNGANPAWKNKLWPPEYWCDLARRLAARGDTQLVVLGGPSETAFGKAVTAAVGRRCWNFTGVWTFAQSAHFLTWCDLLVTNDTALMHVADVLARPVVAIWAWTLWHKNHPYNHEAHVVKSDGGGCPHFPCYGTPVMWTCDDAVCMKAISAQAVYDEVVRVL
- a CDS encoding class I SAM-dependent methyltransferase; the protein is MSSKDIKTIQAEVDDYGVNHWLANNVRLNLFTKPWHKPRLEAVLANVTGEEILDIACATGELTNEIRKHANPKRIIGLEGCLAVVEEARKLYPEVIFEHGLVQEMNYPEKSFDAIHAGEIIEHIDDPFAFVERLARITRESAVVTTPTEVVNDPGHVAIFTEAGLKNVLEHGFCDVRIIDAGRTFVGVCHGPKF